A stretch of the Simiduia curdlanivorans genome encodes the following:
- a CDS encoding POTRA domain-containing protein, translated as MDIMENMKSSLKPLFNAMTSVLFIGCVSAPCVVLAQASDGESSFRSSVRSAFENDVTPIAEQDVTKEFLLRTIETNDPQLNTDIPVQSMREEGPRISVKKFVYVRLEEFPELGITKADIEAMTEKLRREYMKEDQELAHGFTQDNLVELAAYLNEIGAREMPEQVTPKNLQRLVNIVKQQNADRGMSYADIEEIAAEVTAYYRRKGLFLAQVQIPAQEVEGGWLR; from the coding sequence ATGGATATTATGGAAAATATGAAATCGAGTTTGAAGCCGCTTTTCAATGCGATGACTTCAGTGCTATTCATTGGCTGTGTTAGTGCTCCCTGTGTTGTGTTAGCCCAGGCTTCCGACGGGGAGTCTAGTTTTCGGAGCTCAGTTAGATCGGCATTCGAAAATGATGTAACACCAATAGCGGAGCAGGATGTAACAAAAGAGTTTTTGTTGCGTACTATCGAAACTAATGATCCTCAATTGAATACAGATATTCCCGTGCAAAGTATGCGCGAGGAAGGCCCGCGCATTTCCGTCAAGAAATTTGTTTATGTTCGATTGGAAGAGTTTCCAGAATTGGGTATAACAAAAGCAGACATTGAGGCAATGACTGAGAAGTTACGCCGTGAATACATGAAGGAAGATCAGGAGCTCGCTCACGGTTTTACTCAGGATAATTTGGTGGAGCTGGCCGCCTACCTCAATGAGATTGGGGCGCGGGAAATGCCCGAGCAAGTAACACCAAAGAACTTGCAACGATTGGTGAATATCGTTAAGCAGCAAAATGCCGATAGAGGTATGAGCTATGCGGATATCGAAGAAATTGCTGCAGAAGTGACAGCTTATTATCGACGTAAAGGTTTGTTTTTGGCGCAGGTGCAAATTCCCGCTCAGGAAGTTGAGGGGGGGTGGTTGCGCTGA
- the tssK gene encoding type VI secretion system baseplate subunit TssK, with amino-acid sequence MSAMNKVVWSEGMFLRPQHFQQQDRYWERYIDGRLGGSSAYSWGIQSLAIDSEPLDLGKISITEVKAVFPDGTPYCAPDIELTPEILEIPENTQNQIIYLCVPLKRPGNQDSIRNEEDLPQARYQTFNYDIRNSTSQSSEPARIQIGKLRVCLKLGSDDLSGYAAIGIARVIERMADKPIKLDREFIPPMMLCKASSGIKAYLEEVIGLLKQRGDALGHRLADSGRAGSAEIADYLLLQVINRVQPLLQQYAHQDQLHPFTLYSELIQLAGELATFTAASKRAPQLNAYQHDNLRNTYADLFNALRQSLSTVLEQSAVSLSLVERKYGIHVAPITDHSMVSSSTFVLAVKADVQTELLRSRFPSQAKLAPVETIRELITTQLPGIQIRALPVAPRQIPYHAGFIYFELDRSSAQWKHMQQSGGFAVHLGANFPGLIMELWAIRNQ; translated from the coding sequence ATGTCAGCAATGAACAAGGTGGTTTGGTCTGAGGGAATGTTCTTAAGACCGCAACACTTTCAACAGCAAGATCGATACTGGGAGCGATACATCGACGGCCGCCTTGGCGGGTCGAGCGCTTATAGCTGGGGCATTCAAAGCCTAGCGATAGACTCGGAACCACTCGATCTTGGTAAGATTTCCATTACCGAAGTTAAGGCGGTCTTTCCAGATGGCACGCCTTATTGCGCGCCCGATATTGAACTGACGCCTGAGATTCTTGAAATACCTGAAAACACACAAAACCAAATCATCTATTTATGTGTCCCACTAAAACGACCAGGTAACCAAGACTCCATCAGAAATGAGGAAGATTTACCTCAGGCGCGCTACCAAACATTCAACTACGACATTCGCAATAGCACATCGCAATCCAGTGAACCTGCGCGCATACAGATTGGCAAATTGCGCGTCTGCTTGAAATTAGGCTCCGATGATTTAAGTGGCTATGCGGCAATCGGTATCGCTCGGGTCATCGAACGCATGGCTGATAAACCAATTAAATTAGACCGCGAGTTCATTCCACCGATGATGCTTTGCAAAGCATCATCTGGCATAAAAGCCTACTTGGAAGAAGTTATCGGTTTACTCAAGCAACGCGGCGACGCATTAGGGCATAGATTGGCCGACAGTGGCCGAGCCGGGTCCGCCGAAATAGCCGACTATTTATTGCTACAGGTGATTAATCGGGTACAACCTTTGCTGCAACAGTATGCACACCAAGATCAACTACACCCGTTTACGCTATACAGTGAATTGATTCAACTTGCCGGCGAGCTCGCCACCTTTACCGCCGCCTCCAAGCGAGCACCCCAGCTTAACGCCTATCAACACGACAACCTACGAAACACTTACGCAGATCTATTCAATGCCCTGCGGCAATCGCTTAGCACGGTGCTTGAACAATCTGCCGTTTCCCTGTCACTGGTCGAACGAAAATATGGGATTCATGTTGCTCCGATCACTGATCACAGCATGGTGTCCAGCAGTACATTTGTATTGGCGGTAAAAGCCGATGTTCAAACTGAACTGCTGCGCTCTAGGTTTCCCAGCCAGGCAAAACTAGCGCCAGTTGAAACGATACGCGAACTGATAACAACCCAGCTTCCAGGCATACAAATTCGCGCCTTACCTGTTGCGCCAAGGCAAATACCTTACCACGCAGGATTTATCTACTTTGAGTTAGACAGATCCAGCGCACAGTGGAAACACATGCAACAATCTGGCGGTTTCGCTGTTCACTTAGGTGCGAACTTCCCTGGGTTAATTATGGAACTGTGGGCCATTAGGAACCAATAA
- the icmH gene encoding type IVB secretion system protein IcmH/DotU, with protein MNNSHPPSNGDRTIMIPTPGARRGNAPAPSPARAYAAAPITDKISLRKGLNPLVNSAITLLTLAIKLRVTLSHDKAPELHRKLTEEIRSFEQKSRAAHIPEDSVVTARYLLCTVVDEIVLNTPWGAASGWSQHSLLSLFHHETSGGEKSFTILQKLLETPGKHADLLELFYLCLSLGFEGKYRLEARGHEQLEIIRDNLYKTIERIRPNPEQDLSPHWQSDAIRPKRRMDYFPTWVVAACFATVLLLSYSTMRWWLADTTAPIANQILEQAESK; from the coding sequence ATGAACAATTCTCATCCCCCATCCAATGGCGATAGAACCATTATGATCCCAACGCCTGGGGCTAGACGCGGAAACGCGCCAGCACCCAGCCCCGCACGCGCTTATGCAGCGGCACCGATCACCGATAAAATATCGCTGCGCAAAGGGTTAAACCCCTTAGTTAACAGCGCCATTACGCTGCTAACGTTGGCGATAAAGCTGCGCGTTACGCTGAGTCACGACAAAGCGCCAGAACTGCATAGAAAGCTGACCGAAGAAATACGCAGCTTTGAACAAAAATCACGAGCCGCACATATTCCAGAGGACTCTGTGGTGACCGCGCGCTATTTACTTTGCACCGTGGTCGACGAGATAGTGCTTAATACGCCCTGGGGCGCCGCTAGCGGCTGGAGTCAACACTCGTTGTTAAGCCTATTTCATCACGAAACCTCTGGTGGTGAAAAAAGCTTCACCATTCTGCAGAAGTTGCTGGAAACACCCGGTAAACACGCCGACCTGTTAGAGCTCTTCTATCTCTGCCTGAGCCTTGGCTTCGAAGGCAAATACCGCCTCGAAGCACGAGGACACGAACAGCTAGAAATTATAAGAGACAACCTCTACAAAACCATCGAAAGAATCAGGCCAAATCCGGAACAAGACCTATCGCCACATTGGCAAAGTGACGCTATCCGGCCCAAGCGGCGCATGGATTACTTTCCCACATGGGTTGTAGCTGCCTGCTTCGCCACAGTTCTATTACTGAGCTACAGCACAATGCGCTGGTGGCTCGCGGATACAACTGCACCCATTGCGAATCAAATTCTCGAGCAAGCAGAAAGCAAATAG
- a CDS encoding bifunctional serine/threonine-protein kinase/formylglycine-generating enzyme family protein has product MDIEDKTRVVPSLAAKRKGDKPTQVEAHAANMPPRVPLSTAMSGVDSTVFVGVPASRQASASKQHSAASITSLDKTVFASPGGAAVEVAPPSSKTLIKDRFELVSLLGVGGMGAVYRALDRRKVEASDSDPYLAVKLLNDDFKQHPDAFISLQRESRKSQSLAHPNIVTVYDFDRDGDMVFMTMEFLEGAPLDKIIRRNAGQGLDPETAHKILRDVTAALMHAHSQRIVHSDFKPGNIFVTKSKGSKVFDFGIARAVSGGMTDAVGEKTLFDAGTLGALTPAYASLEMLKGEEPCQSDDVYALGCVAYELFTGRHPFNKTPADKAQQQKMRPRKIRQLSRRQWKALERALEFSRERRTVDAAAFQREFFGGQRTLLLGAAVLVVSLSALAAAFIVQYREQAAVDAVYKAELEQKLQSELLQSRIADKKQSIARLLSMASLSVDWERDLRLELTEYQGLAPADTDFTSQVSVDVAKLFLASAREYIAAAELSNGERALARSEAWQQGGDDYEAIKQQLLTEKADLEKRIAQEEHAEKVRLAALEQAERRAEKLAQEKEHAKKIDLVVSKIERQLRCGFSMDIGVGLSASLAELKALDNKKSLQIRPIVAKEIETCLKTLVLENPSRAQPLVDAAKSLLPAQATIAKFKVDYCGHLEAGSGGKGARYSCSDRLLNGLDGPALVRVNGEARAQIAIGRFEVSGKEFSLFCQASKSCGSWVSSGENLPAVGMSVELVQQYLAWLSQQSGYQYRLPTYREWFGAASANGEREQPDRNCYLKYGGIEKGGDFIATELGKANQFGLVNHVGNASEIVIGDGGELLEVGGHHSDTMSACLATTKRLYSETSRQLVGFRVVRDAALK; this is encoded by the coding sequence ATGGATATTGAAGATAAAACCCGCGTTGTTCCTAGTCTTGCGGCCAAGCGCAAAGGCGATAAGCCGACCCAAGTCGAGGCGCACGCAGCCAATATGCCACCGAGGGTGCCCCTCAGCACGGCTATGTCTGGTGTAGATTCGACTGTGTTCGTCGGGGTGCCTGCATCTCGTCAAGCCTCCGCTTCCAAGCAGCATTCCGCTGCCTCTATTACATCTCTCGATAAAACTGTATTCGCATCCCCTGGTGGTGCGGCAGTGGAGGTTGCGCCACCCAGTAGCAAAACGCTAATTAAAGATCGCTTTGAATTGGTTAGTTTGCTGGGTGTGGGTGGCATGGGGGCAGTATATCGCGCTTTGGATAGGCGTAAGGTGGAGGCCAGCGACAGCGACCCTTATTTGGCTGTGAAATTGTTGAATGACGATTTTAAGCAGCACCCAGACGCGTTTATCTCGCTTCAGCGCGAATCTAGAAAATCTCAGAGCTTAGCGCACCCAAATATCGTGACGGTTTACGACTTCGACCGCGACGGCGATATGGTTTTCATGACCATGGAGTTCTTAGAGGGCGCGCCACTCGATAAAATAATTCGCCGAAATGCTGGGCAGGGGTTAGATCCAGAAACGGCGCATAAAATCTTAAGAGATGTAACCGCGGCGCTAATGCATGCGCATTCACAACGGATTGTGCATTCAGACTTTAAGCCGGGAAATATTTTCGTAACTAAATCGAAAGGTTCTAAAGTATTTGATTTTGGCATTGCTCGCGCCGTCTCTGGCGGCATGACGGATGCCGTAGGCGAAAAAACCTTGTTTGATGCAGGCACGCTAGGCGCTTTAACACCGGCCTATGCCAGTCTGGAAATGCTTAAGGGTGAGGAGCCTTGCCAGAGTGACGATGTCTATGCCTTAGGTTGTGTGGCCTATGAATTGTTCACCGGCCGCCATCCGTTTAACAAGACGCCTGCAGATAAAGCGCAGCAGCAGAAAATGCGGCCGCGGAAAATTCGTCAGCTATCAAGGCGCCAGTGGAAGGCGTTGGAGCGTGCCTTAGAGTTTTCTCGGGAAAGGCGCACGGTTGATGCGGCCGCATTTCAGCGCGAATTTTTTGGTGGTCAAAGAACTTTGCTGCTCGGCGCCGCGGTGCTTGTGGTGTCTTTATCGGCTTTGGCTGCAGCTTTCATTGTGCAATATCGAGAGCAAGCGGCTGTGGACGCGGTATATAAAGCGGAGCTTGAGCAAAAGCTTCAATCTGAGCTGTTACAGTCCCGGATAGCGGATAAAAAGCAGTCTATAGCCCGGCTTCTATCTATGGCGAGCCTAAGCGTGGATTGGGAGCGGGATTTACGTTTAGAGCTAACTGAATATCAAGGCTTAGCACCCGCTGATACTGATTTTACGTCGCAGGTTAGTGTTGATGTCGCTAAGTTATTTCTTGCGTCGGCAAGAGAGTACATTGCTGCCGCCGAACTCAGTAATGGCGAGCGCGCGCTGGCTAGATCAGAAGCGTGGCAGCAAGGTGGTGACGATTACGAGGCGATAAAGCAACAGTTACTCACCGAGAAAGCAGATTTAGAGAAGCGTATTGCTCAGGAAGAACATGCCGAGAAGGTTCGTTTAGCCGCGCTTGAGCAAGCCGAGCGACGCGCTGAAAAATTAGCACAAGAAAAAGAGCATGCAAAAAAAATTGACCTTGTCGTTAGCAAGATTGAGCGTCAATTACGCTGCGGCTTTAGTATGGATATTGGCGTTGGGTTAAGCGCCTCTTTAGCCGAATTGAAGGCTTTAGATAATAAAAAGTCATTGCAGATTCGGCCGATTGTGGCCAAGGAAATAGAAACCTGTTTGAAAACGCTCGTGCTGGAAAATCCCTCCAGGGCGCAACCCTTAGTCGATGCCGCCAAATCACTACTGCCCGCTCAGGCGACCATTGCAAAATTTAAAGTCGATTATTGCGGTCATTTAGAGGCTGGCTCTGGTGGTAAGGGTGCTCGTTATTCTTGCTCGGATCGCTTGCTTAATGGGCTGGATGGTCCAGCGTTGGTTCGCGTCAATGGCGAGGCTAGAGCGCAGATTGCCATAGGTCGTTTTGAGGTTTCGGGTAAAGAGTTTTCCTTGTTTTGTCAGGCCAGTAAGTCTTGCGGTAGCTGGGTTTCATCGGGTGAGAATCTTCCTGCCGTGGGTATGTCGGTTGAGCTGGTGCAGCAATATTTAGCTTGGTTGTCTCAGCAGTCTGGGTATCAATATCGGTTGCCTACCTATCGTGAATGGTTCGGTGCAGCCAGTGCCAATGGCGAGCGCGAACAGCCAGATAGAAATTGCTACTTAAAATATGGCGGGATAGAAAAGGGTGGTGACTTTATTGCCACGGAGCTGGGCAAGGCTAACCAGTTTGGTTTGGTGAATCATGTCGGTAATGCGAGTGAGATAGTTATTGGCGATGGCGGCGAGCTATTGGAGGTGGGAGGTCATCACTCAGATACCATGAGTGCCTGTCTCGCAACGACAAAACGGCTTTACAGCGAAACATCACGGCAGCTGGTTGGTTTTCGTGTGGTTAGGGATGCAGCACTGAAGTAG
- the tssJ gene encoding type VI secretion system lipoprotein TssJ, with product MMIFSKLKLTAFLLLSAAVILGCQTTRRTLNFDTTANLHLHAAGKINPDQDNRSSPLVIRIFKLADARQFGREDFLNLYEDADNRLGKDLIDTIILKELAPGETRIEKISLTPEVKYLGILAEFVQYQDAEAIALVEIIDHKTNDIYLEIKGAEIDASKQKP from the coding sequence ATGATGATTTTTTCAAAGCTTAAATTAACTGCCTTTTTGCTACTTTCTGCAGCCGTTATCCTGGGCTGCCAAACAACCCGACGCACGCTGAATTTTGATACCACGGCAAACTTACACTTGCATGCAGCCGGGAAAATCAATCCAGATCAGGATAATCGCTCATCTCCTTTAGTCATTCGAATTTTTAAGCTAGCTGACGCTCGCCAATTCGGCCGAGAAGACTTCTTAAATCTTTACGAAGATGCAGATAACCGCCTAGGTAAAGACCTTATCGACACGATTATCCTGAAGGAACTTGCCCCGGGCGAAACACGCATAGAAAAAATTTCTCTAACCCCAGAGGTCAAATACTTGGGCATCCTTGCGGAGTTCGTGCAATACCAGGACGCCGAAGCCATTGCGCTGGTGGAAATCATTGATCACAAAACAAATGATATCTATTTGGAAATAAAAGGCGCTGAAATAGATGCCTCTAAGCAAAAGCCTTAA
- a CDS encoding ShlB/FhaC/HecB family hemolysin secretion/activation protein, producing the protein MLGKVVAHDQKNYSQSRLAAPFEDNIGELVDHVSVEEGLYLLNDLPGLGVTGYFTPGDNPGETALNLKVREERRWKLALRADNHGSTFTGDKRTYALFDALNPLGYGDTLTLGFLKSHTPGNSNLGQIRYSFPALSPRTRFEFSADYNQFKLTDDGEDIINRLELTGVNKTYAASVDHKWRRSRDFNLSSGFSLTDKETDMDSVVETYRGGDHVRGAELGFYVDALGTSTQMLNIANVKLQYGQHQNEVAEGRGDDFYKFALDTNSLFFVPLPFTDLSSRLVLKSRWQYSDSLLPAFEQLSLGGANGVRAYSVRDYSADQAALISGEWYFNFPAALNPTIATGTRLNDVLQFGLLADAGYGSVVNFNEDQSNSWARLAGAGVIMKFSWEEVFAAQFSVSHPLMSESSIEGLGDDANSAQVFADFTFFFK; encoded by the coding sequence GTGTTAGGCAAAGTTGTCGCCCATGACCAAAAAAACTACAGCCAAAGTAGATTGGCTGCGCCCTTTGAAGACAACATTGGCGAACTGGTTGATCATGTCAGCGTAGAGGAAGGGCTTTACCTTCTTAATGACCTTCCGGGGTTGGGTGTTACCGGTTATTTTACCCCCGGCGATAACCCCGGTGAAACAGCTTTGAACCTTAAAGTGCGTGAGGAGCGGCGTTGGAAGTTAGCGTTGCGTGCGGATAATCATGGCTCTACCTTCACTGGTGACAAGCGAACCTATGCGCTTTTCGATGCTTTGAATCCCCTAGGTTACGGTGACACCCTAACGCTCGGCTTCTTGAAATCACATACTCCAGGTAACTCTAACCTCGGTCAGATTCGATATAGCTTTCCAGCTCTTAGTCCTCGTACACGTTTCGAGTTTTCAGCCGACTATAACCAATTCAAACTTACCGATGACGGTGAGGACATTATCAATAGGTTGGAGTTAACCGGGGTCAATAAAACCTATGCCGCGAGTGTTGATCATAAATGGCGGCGCTCGCGAGACTTCAACCTATCCAGCGGCTTCAGTCTAACGGATAAAGAGACCGATATGGATTCTGTGGTTGAAACCTATCGTGGTGGCGATCATGTGCGTGGTGCAGAGCTCGGGTTCTATGTCGATGCACTGGGAACGAGTACGCAAATGTTAAATATCGCCAATGTCAAGCTTCAGTATGGGCAGCATCAGAATGAGGTTGCCGAAGGTCGTGGGGATGATTTCTACAAGTTTGCTCTCGATACCAATAGTTTGTTTTTTGTGCCCCTTCCGTTTACCGATTTGAGTTCGCGCTTGGTGTTGAAATCGCGCTGGCAGTATAGCGATAGCTTGTTGCCAGCGTTTGAACAGTTGTCTTTAGGCGGTGCAAACGGCGTTAGAGCGTATAGCGTACGCGATTACTCCGCCGATCAGGCAGCCCTAATCAGCGGCGAGTGGTATTTCAATTTTCCTGCAGCGCTGAATCCCACAATCGCGACGGGAACCCGTCTTAATGATGTCTTGCAATTTGGTCTGTTAGCGGATGCGGGTTACGGCAGCGTTGTTAACTTCAATGAAGATCAATCAAACTCTTGGGCTCGGCTGGCAGGCGCCGGTGTGATCATGAAGTTTAGTTGGGAAGAAGTTTTTGCAGCTCAGTTTTCTGTTTCTCACCCTTTGATGTCTGAGTCTTCAATCGAAGGATTGGGTGATGACGCTAACTCCGCACAAGTTTTTGCGGATTTTACATTTTTCTTCAAATAG
- the tagH gene encoding type VI secretion system-associated FHA domain protein TagH encodes MDLILTVIAEPASTNMLNHTKVFSQKGGTLGRAESNQWVLPDPSRVVSSQHCQIKFDASSYLLLDVSTNGLFVNESEQALGADKPHALKDGDIFTLGDYKLRANLRAVKESTKLPTGLGAVDFLDASDKTTFSAGMEPQLEAQKNAQQFDSWLDGKGPSPAPSSDEWGYNHDNASSPLTKPDTPADPLDYFNQAPQPHIDPLAQFGTPSVSQSAPKWEDDWWKEGTTDDHAEPLSHNISTPKAKSTIPAPSNEFGAPSIAPIVNRTPAIPPAPVNPAPQEHSAAAEPNPFAASAELLHGSTAPNTAAPNNPIPVQQPRPRSNPEPQAPSTVQTPPPKGLIEELGLQELPAAQQSKALSTSMGVVKETIARLIDLLRARNSIKNELRVQRTMIQSVDNNPLKFSATANDAIRTMFSGQGTAFMGPIEAVQDSFDDLSDHQVAVLAGMRAAYQAMFKHFSPKAMEARFAQSGGLLSSKQAKNWIAYSEYYQSLTRDSERTYDDLFGEEFAIAYEKQLADLKNARAMANRSRKP; translated from the coding sequence ATGGATTTAATACTGACGGTAATTGCTGAACCCGCCAGCACCAACATGCTAAACCACACCAAGGTCTTTTCCCAAAAAGGCGGTACGCTCGGGCGAGCCGAAAGCAACCAATGGGTGCTTCCCGATCCTAGCCGCGTGGTTTCCTCACAGCACTGCCAAATTAAATTCGACGCATCTAGCTACCTACTGCTAGACGTGAGTACCAACGGCCTGTTCGTCAACGAAAGCGAGCAAGCACTGGGGGCAGACAAGCCTCATGCCCTTAAAGATGGCGATATTTTTACCTTAGGTGACTATAAGTTACGCGCTAATTTGCGCGCCGTGAAAGAGAGCACTAAGTTACCAACGGGTCTCGGGGCGGTGGATTTTCTTGATGCATCAGACAAGACGACCTTTAGCGCAGGCATGGAACCTCAGCTTGAAGCGCAAAAAAATGCTCAACAGTTTGACAGCTGGCTGGACGGCAAAGGCCCTAGCCCAGCGCCTAGCAGCGATGAATGGGGATACAACCACGACAACGCCAGCTCACCCCTAACCAAGCCCGACACCCCAGCTGACCCGCTTGACTACTTTAATCAAGCACCCCAGCCTCATATTGATCCCTTAGCACAGTTCGGAACGCCCTCTGTCTCTCAATCGGCACCAAAGTGGGAAGACGACTGGTGGAAAGAAGGCACAACGGATGATCATGCAGAGCCTCTTAGCCACAACATTTCAACGCCAAAGGCGAAGTCAACGATCCCAGCGCCCTCTAACGAATTTGGCGCACCTAGCATAGCGCCCATCGTTAACCGCACACCGGCAATCCCACCTGCGCCCGTTAACCCAGCACCACAAGAGCATTCGGCGGCAGCAGAGCCAAATCCTTTTGCGGCCTCAGCAGAGTTATTACATGGGTCTACGGCGCCCAATACAGCAGCGCCCAACAACCCAATTCCTGTGCAACAGCCGCGCCCGAGGTCTAATCCAGAACCGCAGGCACCAAGCACCGTACAAACTCCACCGCCTAAAGGCCTAATTGAAGAGCTGGGCCTACAAGAGCTCCCAGCCGCTCAGCAAAGCAAAGCACTCAGCACCTCAATGGGCGTTGTGAAAGAAACTATCGCCCGGTTGATCGATTTATTACGCGCGCGTAACAGCATTAAAAATGAGCTGCGCGTACAGCGCACCATGATACAGTCGGTCGACAATAACCCTCTGAAGTTTTCCGCAACCGCTAACGACGCTATACGCACCATGTTTAGCGGCCAAGGCACAGCCTTTATGGGGCCAATAGAAGCCGTACAAGATAGCTTCGATGACCTGTCAGACCATCAAGTCGCTGTATTGGCCGGCATGAGAGCAGCTTACCAAGCCATGTTTAAACATTTTTCACCGAAAGCGATGGAAGCTAGGTTTGCACAATCAGGTGGCCTTTTAAGTAGTAAACAAGCAAAAAACTGGATTGCTTACAGCGAGTACTACCAATCCCTCACCCGCGATAGCGAGCGCACATACGATGATTTATTCGGTGAAGAGTTTGCTATCGCCTACGAAAAGCAACTTGCTGACCTAAAAAATGCCCGCGCTATGGCAAACAGATCTCGAAAACCGTAA